Proteins encoded by one window of Lasioglossum baleicum chromosome 4, iyLasBale1, whole genome shotgun sequence:
- the LOC143208013 gene encoding uncharacterized protein LOC143208013 isoform X2: MSCNVTPLKKYAEISYRVKCVSVENERVFGDVYVTQQTRNLLYCADGYQFPSLYARRKCNLIQRDWQGPDFMELNKKKPIRRASIAPAKPPRKCLKRSKSVGDTRHMAQHDCKNNGTANTETEVRNPKTYPSPLPDAPSGKERSVSSLVDQLLLDIYGLPDGDRGRSESDSTASSLKARPQHRQLQKARLLWKSTSELQILIRNLRDHINHTGSLLIRQLRRKDYLSIKREKQCDIITAYLQAYSRKHIEDTKMRFSLTPQPGESGFIQWLDAMKMVARLQGGIPPEFRKKLWLTLAERHLEQRGVDWKQAEKVCFNEWSNPDDEELGIQIVKDLHRTGCSLFCGAAGRDNQAVLRRVLLGFARWNKSVGYCQGLNVLAALVLQVMDRAESAAVKVMIYLIEGVLPEGYFADNLRGLSVDMAVFRDLLRTRLPKLSKHLEALQNDAKDKATGYSFSSNSYEPPLTNVFTMQWFLTLFCHCLPQEAVLRVWDLIFLEGDEILLRTALTIWEGLSDRIMTVTSADEFYSIMGVLTREMLEFTDTNNLIKNIVSMGPLQGVTGLREKHRYNITPWARKLSDDDDSDTEEDERLAVAAAMFSMAQRLKKDRIPQTIGALQAMAPSSDRERLALDISTLKQQYAKLRERQRQAHIILSAACARQTMVPPPTSQAMNHLLVGKNALVSAKNRPLSLPSGTAQAKTRPTPLSQNRRDRQGITLHWKDTMKAKQKAANASGPAEAAALQPLEAELASPKRSNGDSDSDSTSTELCDEPDRLSDVDSEDLTSASESYVMATDEEKISRGGGSPMPEKSLGRSSSDDKSEPASVDNSKQDLGLIEENLGDMSIAKITDQIRRLSAEDDNNSMVPQSFSARSKNSPDDSLMTVQSSMEKNRSAADLSTDFTLDTSVRKSLALDEYDYLGLRSSTINVKDEEVLVHESHKSKGPAKETEDFAGSLKDLKDPGQEATSTSVQHQGSSALAEYPTSLGTKYDQLFDQPSPVDTSYEKITTEKADSMLDTKQNDVADKTVSSDAKYGTVTATTASSDTRYDKIADKTSLLDRKYGEMTEKSILLDRKYDDIADKATSLDTKYNKTGDSTTLQAKLDQITDKAVSLDAKYDKLLEKSSLIKTEMDVVTEKTFDVLLDRKFENDSKCDEIIIKTAPPDTKYEKLAGPISLNAKSDTISNRASPLDTKFDKVAGIAMLLDTKKDEREDTKYDKISSKSTSLDSRYDKIIDGAVPSDTKYNKSSSLDAKYDGISSFDTKYDKTTEKVSLDTKYDIITEKVSLETKYDKITEKASLDTRYDKTAKEVSLDTKYDQILEKTSPLDLKFDKIPGKPVLDLGCENGERYKSTFDFSSRISLDSNTYKPAKTSPIVEQPSSVGIERNLYCKTYIGHLPISPVTVDQKLSQLTSVHGVNIITPLVTDSANTQVLEKPYFMDRIQSVQTKTYSDLKKSPQTPESNKSFSSGETMGPDTKPSSMTISPRTPVRSDSRDYLMDKSVSSSVSSDSKTLVFRSGDSDVTRDSDKTDMKRASFEKSSSLTPISTDSLRLKSETSPKLIVSSSSDSCSPGKMKSSERSFSSDLQSPISANSIKYTSNYNRHGQDNLSGSPMDLSAATSPFYPISNPNQKTPPSPYSVSRQRSGLDSTETSPEQKSSSSKESNKYLGYQSKFDSSLKSDIKDTGATRKEEYRREYNTKKEVSSDRRNGDSDVHYYQSSSSDYYRRDKDLDDGGDDPLSEKDVVPSLPLEKLDKHYLNYNYRHRDKSKMLERSSSSLESRRFVDMKSSVSSDEFNASMVKKRSSDILEDIKHLEAKASEGSSDSGILTKKSYMWEDLKSLEARRQDTFSDSASTFSKRRLEIPDISVTGEGRKSYIVHPMISIDENADSILNTVARSQNNGDSDDGRESKLGVWTKVKPRKRGDNGRRNSDRALKIIQENSVILQKILACQAKKRLPDLEEISKEISISPINEEISKIFSPILEKMGLNEHEINEELARINFKDFDNMTATSVSEFDAKINEELSRLSLIDDNEHIDHFGVDEVIAHQYSDRREALIDRKINEELSKLLLNYEDRSPASIVNLEKGSSQNISEIDGLDLSSISTNVFSYKSSNDSIDTRSDLTTQQEPTLPVEKFSQYTEKVLPYNVSKYRDDDSSPKSDIDIYRELEKLDQISSAQVLPHPILELPQKELSSIPYVPNTSPFDDVPPIRYTTKPVQYDTSPLKSTYDPYKTFEFTPKLSPKHATTNPFVAASYDQPVIDTTFEYINNKPDLSVNAYDTHLKSPMLTKEALEFRVRYEEEPSRDIGTDYMSLPSDLALTLRKSPYYSNGNTEPLTPTKYVSEERCLDPTGSSFMEYTGEPTDLRRKYEPLSPKEYSHKSAEYDRHLLPSIEATSELGSYLPTKHLDYHALSPSHQFIDQHFSAAANHYGSKLSPGFADETKRPVSHPEFPGKITIGKYTELPDRGVASSYQKSSLSLGNIGHSSKGVENNYNTLVSPKAQFSPFPVRNAPRKPNELTLKLGLYPQKSPDMGQLKRS, from the exons TCGAAGACACGAAGATGAGATTCAGCCTGACGCCGCAGCCGGGAGAAAGTGGTTTCATACAATGGCTGGACGCGATGAAAATGGTCGCCAGGTTGCAGGGAGGCATACCACCGGAGTTTCGGAAGAAG TTATGGCTGACACTGGCGGAACGTCATCTGGAGCAGCGCGGCGTAGATTGGAAGCAGGCTGAAAAGGTCTGCTTCAACGAGTGGAGCAATCCTGACGATGAAGAGCTCGGTATACAGATCGTTAAA GATTTACACAGGACAGGCTGCAGTCTATTTTGCGGCGCAGCTGGCAGAGACAATCAAGCGGTGCTCCGTCGAGTTCTGCTTGGCTTCGCTCGATGGAACAAGTCCGTCGGCTATTGCCAAGGCCTGAACGTGCTCGCCGCCCTCGTTCTGCAAGTTATGGATCGCGCCGAGTCCGCCGCGGTGAAGGTGATGATCTACTTGATAGAAGGTGTTCTGCCCGAGGGCTATTTCGCGGACAATCTACGCGGCCTCTCCGTCGACATGGCGGTGTTTCGTGATCTCCTGAGGACCAGGCTGCCCAAGCTCTCGAAACACCTCGAGGCGCTGCAGAACGACGCGAAGGACAAGGCGACAGGTTATTCCTTTTCGAGCAA CAGTTACGAGCCACCCCTGACGAATGTGTTCACGATGCAATGGTTCCTCACCCTCTTTTGCCACTGTTTACCTCAGGAAGCTGTCCTTCGAGTCTGGGATTTGATATTCCTCGAAGGTGATGAGATTCTTCTTAGAACTGCTTTGACCATCTGGGAAGGATTATCAGA TCGTATCATGACCGTCACATCGGCCGATGAGTTTTACAGCATAATGGGCGTCCTAACTAGAGAGATGCTAGAGTTCACAGACACGAATAATCTCATCAAG AATATAGTCAGCATGGGACCTTTGCAAGGTGTAACAGGTTTAAGGGAGAAGCACAGATACAATATCACACCGTGGGCAAGAAAACtcagcgacgacgacgacagcgatACAGAAGAGGATGAAAGGTTGGCCGTGGCTGCTGCGATGTTCAGCATGGCGCAACGTCTGAAAAAAG ATCGTATACCTCAAACAATCGGCGCGCTACAGGCAATGGCGCCCAGCAGCGATCGAGAACGCCTCGCTTTGGACATTAGCACATTGAAGCAGCAGTATGCTAAGCTACGGGAACGTCAACGACAAGCACACATCATACTATCTG CTGCATGTGCAAGGCAGACCATGGTACCACCTCCTACTTCTCAGGCCATGAATCATCTTTTAGTGGGCAAAAATGCGCTCGTGAGCGCGAAGAATCGACCCTTGAGTCTACCTTCTGGTACTGCACAGGCGAAGACACGACCTACACCTTTAAGTCAGAATCGAAGGGACAGACAGGGCATTACATTGCATTGGAAGGACACGATGAAAGCGAAGCAGAAAGCTGCGAATGCATCAG GTCCAGCGGAGGCTGCCGCACTGCAGCCCTTGGAAGCTGAGCTAGCTTCTCCAAAGCGCAGTAACGGTGACAGCGACAGTGACAGTACGTCGACCGAACTGTGCGACGAACCAGATCGTCTCAGCGACGTTGACAGCGAAGATCTGACGTCCGCGTCCGAGTCGTACGTCATGGCAACGGACGAAGAGAAAATATCCCGAGGAGGTGGATCGCCGATGCCCGAGAAGTCGCTTGGTCGTTCATCCTCCGATGACAAAAGTGAGCCAGCCTCTGTCGACAACAGCAAACAAGACTTGGGGCTGATTGAAGAGAATTTAGGGGACATGTCGATCGCCAAGATCACagatcagattcgacgactgtCCGCAGAGGATGACAATAATTCAATGGTTCCTCAATCGTTCAGCGCGCGGAGCAAGAATTCGCCGGATGACTCGTTGATGACGGTACAATCGTCTATGGAGAAGAATCGGTCTGCGGCCGATCTTTCAACAGACTTTACTTTGGACACCAGCGTCCGAAAATCCTTAGCTCTGGACGAGTACGACTATTTAGGTTTGCGCAGCAGCACGATCAACGTGAAAGATGAAGAAGTCTTGGTGCACGAGAGCCACAAGTCGAAAGGTCCTGCGAAGGAAACGGAGGACTTCGCAGGAAGCCTGAAGGATCTGAAGGATCCAGGGCAAGAGGCAACGTCCACGAGTGTTCAGCATCAAGGTTCAAGCGCGCTCGCGGAATATCCAACGTCGCTAGGTACGAAGTACGATCAACTGTTCGATCAACCTAGCCCGGTAGACACAAGCTACGAAAAGATCACGACAGAGAAAGCGGACTCGATGTTAGATACGAAGCAGAACGACGTCGCGGATAAGACAGTTTCTTCGGATGCTAAATACGGTACAGTGACGGCGACGACTGCTTCGTCGGACACAAGGTATGATAAAATCGCAGATAAAACTAGCCTATTAGACAGAAAGTACGGTGAAATGACAGAGAAATCTATTTTGTTAGATAGAAAGTACGATGATATCGCGGACAAGGCTACTTCGTTAGACACAAAGTACAACAAAACAGGAGACTCAACCACGTTGCAAGCTAAGCTTGATCAGATCACAGACAAGGCCGTGTCTTTAGATGCAAAGTACGACAAACTGCTTGAGAAATCTTCTTTGATCAAGACGGAGATGGATGTAGTGACAGAGAAAACGTTTGACGTTTTACTAGACCGGAAATTTGAGAATGATTCGAAATgcgatgaaatcataatcaaaaCGGCTCCGCCAGACACAAAGTACGAGAAACTTGCGGGGCCGATCTCGTTAAATGCTAAAAGCGATACAATCTCGAACAGAGCCTCTCCGTTGGACACGAAATTCGATAAAGTAGCGGGAATTGCTATGTTGTTGGACACGAAGAAAGATGAGCGTGAAGACACGAAATACGATAAGATATCAAGCAAGTCTACTTCATTAGATTCGAGATATGACAAGATCATAGACGGAGCTGTTCCATCGGACACGAAATACAACAAATCTAGTTCGTTGGACGCAAAATACGACGGAATTAGCTCTTTTGACACGAAATACGATAAAACAACCGAGAAAGTATCGTTGGATACGAAGTACGATATAATCACAGAGAAGGTATCGTTGGAAACGAAGTACGATAAAATCACAGAGAAAGCATCGTTGGATACGAGATACGATAAAACAGCAAAGGAAGTATCGTTGGATACGAAATACGATCAGATCTTAGAAAAGACGTCACCCCTGGACTTGAAGTTCGACAAAATCCCAGGTAAGCCTGTTCTCGATCTGGGCTGCGAGAATGGGGAACGCTACAAATCGACCTTCGACTTCTCCAGCAGAATATCCTTGGACTCGAATACGTACAAGCCAGCAAAAACGAGTCCGATTGTCGAACAACCAAGTTCAGTCGGCATCGAAAGAAATCTATACTGCAAGACGTATATTGGGCACCTGCCGATCTCGCCAGTGACTGTAGATCAGAAGTTGAGTCAGCTGACGTCTGTACACGGAGTCAACATTATCACGCCGTTGGTTACAGACTCTGCTAACACTCAAGTATTAGAGAAGCCGTATTTCATGGATAGAATACAAAGTGTACAGACGAAAACGTATTCGGACCTGAAGAAGAGTCCCCAGACTCCGGAGAGCAACAAGTCTTTCAGTTCCGGGGAGACAATGGGTCCTGACACGAAACCCTCCAGCATGACCATCAGCCCAAGGACTCCGGTTCGGTCCGACTCGCGGGATTATCTAATGGACAAGTCGGTGTCTTCCTCCGTGAGCTCGGACTCGAAGACTTTGGTCTTTCGTTCTGGGGACTCGGACGTGACCAGAGACAGCGACAAGACCGACATGAAGAGGGCCAGCTTCGAGAAGTCGAGCTCGCTGACGCCGATCAGCACGGACTCGCTGAGGCTCAAGTCGGAGACGAGCCCGAAGCTGATCGTCAGCAGCTCCAGCGATTCGTGCAGCCCCGGTAAAATGAAGTCTTCCGAGAGGTCGTTCAGTTCGGACCTTCAATCGCCAATAAGTGCCAACTCGATCAAATATACCTCGAATTACAATAGACACGGTCAGGACAACTTGTCCGGCTCGCCGATGGACCTGAGCGCGGCTACCTCGCCGTTCTATCCGATCTCGAACCCGAACCAGAAGACTCCTCCGTCGCCTTACAGCGTCTCCAGGCAAAGGTCCGGCCTGGACAGCACAGAAACATCACCCGAGCAGAAGTCGAGCAGCTCGAAGGAGTCGAACAAGTATCTAGGCTACCAATCCAAGTTTGACTCGAGCCTCAAGTCGGACATCAAAGACACAGGAGCGACCAGAAAAGAGGAATATAGAAGAGAGTATAATACGAAAAAAGAGGTCTCGAGCGACAGGAGAAACGGGGACAGCGATGTCCACTATTACCAGTCCAGCAGCAGCGATTACTATCGAAGGGATAAAGACCTCGACGATGGCGGGGATGATCCTCTATCGGAGAAGGACGTGGTGCCGTCGTTGCCATTGGAGAAGCTGGATAAGCATtatttaaactacaattatcggCACAGAGACAAGTCGAAGATGCTGGAGAGAAGTTCCAGTAGTCTGGAAAGCAGACGATTCGTTGATATGAAGTCGTCCGTCTCCTCGGACGAGTTCAACGCCTCCATGGTGAAGAAGAGGTCCAGCGATATCTTGGAGGACATCAAACACTTGGAGGCGAAGGCGAGCGAGGGATCGTCGGACTCTGGGATACTGACGAAGAAGAGTTACATGTGGGAAGACTTGAAGAGTCTGGAGGCTAGGAGGCAGGACACTTTCTCCGACTCCGCGAGCACCTTCTCCAAACGTCGTCTGGAAATACCTGACATAAGCGTGACAGGAGAAGGAAGGAAATCCTATATTGTTCATCCGATGATCAGTATCGACGAGAACGCCGACAGTATACTGAACACTGTGGCGCGTAGTCAAAACAACGGGGACTCCGATGACGGCAGAGAGTCGAAGTTAGGCGTGTGGACGAAGGTGAAGCCTCGGAAAAGAGGCGACAATGGTCGTAGAAACAGCGACAGGGCGTTGAAGATTATTCAAGAGAATTCCGTGATACTTCAGAAGATCCTCGCGTGCCAGGCGAAGAAACGGCTGCCGGATCTTGAGGAGATATCCAAGGAGATCAGCATAAGCCCGATCAACGAGGAGATCTCGAAGATCTTCAGTCCGATATTAGAGAAGATGGGGCTGAACGAGCATGAGATCAACGAGGAACTAGCGAGGATCAACTTCAAGGACTTCGACAACATGACGGCCACCAGTGTGTCCGAGTTTGACGCGAAGATTAACGAGGAATTGTCGAGGCTGTCGCTGATCGACGACAACGAGCATATAGATCACTTCGGAGTCGACGAAGTGATCGCGCATCAGTACTCCGACAGGAGAGAGGCTTTGATCGATCGGAAGATCAACGAAGAACTATCGAAGCTGTTGTTGAACTACGAGGACCGTTCACCGGCGAGCATCGTGAACCTGGAGAAAGGATCCAGTCAGAATATCAGCGAGATCGACGGTCTTGACTTGTCCAGCATTTCCACCAATGTTTTCTCTTATAAATCCTCCAACGACTCTATAGACACCAGAAGCGATCTCACGACACAGCAAGAGCCAACGTTGCCGGTCGAGAAATTTTCACAGTACACCGAGAAAGTGTTACCGTACAACGTGTCGAAGTACAGAGACGACGATTCGTCCCCTAAAAGCGACATAGACATATACAGAGAATTAGAGAAGCTGGATCAAATCTCTTCGGCGCAGGTGCTGCCGCATCCGATCCTGGAACTTCCCCAGAAGGAATTGTCCTCCATCCCGTACGTCCCGAACACATCTCCGTTCGACGACGTCCCACCAATTAGATACACAACGAAACCGGTTCAGTACGACACGTCGCCCCTGAAATCCACCTACGATCCTTACAAAACCTTCGAGTTTACACCCAAACTGTCTCCTAAGCATGCGACGACCAACCCCTTCGTGGCTGCCTCCTACGATCAACCCGTCATCGACACCACTTTCGAATATATCAACAACAAACCAGATCTGTCCGTGAACGCTTACGACACGCATCTAAAGAGTCCGATGCTGACGAAAGAGGCGCTGGAATTTCGCGTGAGGTACGAAGAAGAGCCCTCCAGGGACATCGGCACGGACTACATGTCCCTGCCGTCAGATCTGGCGCTGACTTTGAGAAAGTCTCCGTATTACAGCAACGGGAACACCGAACCGTTGACGCCCACAAAGTACGTGTCCGAGGAGAGGTGCTTGGATCCAACCGGGTCCTCTTTCATGGAGTACACAGGTGAGCCCACGGACCTGCGTCGCAAGTACGAGCCGCTGTCCCCGAAGGAGTACTCGCACAAGAGCGCGGAGTACGACAGACACCTGCTGCCTTCGATAGAAGCAACGTCGGAGCTGGGCTCGTACTTGCCGACGAAACACCTGGACTACCATGCCCTGTCGCCGAGTCACCAGTTCATCGACCAACACTTCTCCGCCGCGGCGAACCATTACGGGTCGAAGCTGTCCCCAGGCTTCGCTGACGAGACCAAGCGACCCGTCTCGCATCCCGAATTCCCCGGCAAAATCACCATCGGCAAGTACACCGAGCTGCCCGATAGAGGAGTGGCCAGCAGCTACCAGAAGTCCTCACTGAGCCTGGGAAACATAGGGCACTCGAGCAAAGGCGTCGAGAACAATTACAACACCCTGGTCAGCCCGAAGGCGCAGTTCAGCCCGTTCCCCGTCAGGAATGCTCCCAGAAAGCCGAACGAACTAACGCTAAAGCTGGGCCTCTACCCCCAGAAGAGCCCCGACATGGGACAGCTGAAGAGGTCATAG